The genomic segment GCCGCCCAGCTCCCGCACGCCGGTGATGCGGATGGTGTCAGTGCCGGCCCCGACGATGCGGGCGCCCATGTTGTTGAGGAACGTCTGGAGATCCACGATTTCCGGCTCGCGCGCCGCGTTGCGGATGATCGTGACCCCGCGCGCCATCGTCGCGGCCATCATCAAGTTTTCCGTCGCGCCGACGCTGGGAAAGTCCAGCTGGATCTCGGCGCCTTCCAGCCGGTGCGCCCACGCCTCCACGAAACCGTGTTCCTCCACGATCTCGGCGCCGAGTTGCCGCAAGCCTTTCAGGTGCAAGTCGATGGGCCGCGGCCCAATGGCGCAGCCGCCCGGCATCGAGATGCGCACCCGACCCGTTCTCGCCAGCAGGGGGCCCATCACCAGGACGGAGGCCCGCATTTGGCGCACCAAATGTTCCGGCGCTTCCCAACAAGGGTAGTCGGGCGGCTTGATATGCAAGCGGCCGCCGGGTTCGAGGCGCACGTCGGCGCCCAGATGGCGCATGACGCCCATCATCGTCGCGACGTCCCGGATATCGGGCACGTCGTCGACGAGGCACGGTTCCGACGCCATCAGCGCGGCCGCCATCATTTTCAGCGCCGCGTTTTTCGCGCCCGACACGCGCCATGTCCCTTGCAGGGGCCGACCGCCCTGGATCCACATTCCTTGCATGCAGACACCCCGATTCAGGCGAACCCGAGCAGGCGCACTTCCGGCTCCAGCTCGACGCCGAAACGCTCGAACACCTTCTTTTGCACCTGTTCCATCAGGCGCCGCACATCGTCGGCCGTGGCGTTGCCGCGGTTGACGATGAAGTTGGCGTGCACCGTCGAGACGACGGCGTCGCCCACGCTCATGCCTTTGCAGCCCGCCGCTTCGATGAGCCGGCCGGCGAAATCACCCGGCGGATTCTTAAATACGCTGCCGGCGTTCTTCGTGCCAATGGGTTGTGTACGGCGCCGCCGCTCCATAAAGGCGCGCATCCGTTCCCGCACTTCCGCGGGATCCGCGGCTTGCAGCCGCAACTTGGCGCGCACGGCGATGAGCCCCGGTTCCCGCTGGAGACGACTGGACCGGTACCCGAACTCCATGTCCGCCGCCGTCAGCGTCAGCACGCGGCCCGTCCCGTCCACCGCCGTCACTTCTTCCACGACGGCAGCCGTCGTCTGGTTGTGGGCGCCGGCGTTCATGTACAGGGCGCCGCCCAACGTGCCCGGTATGCCGCTGGCGAACTCTAGCCCCGTCAGTCCCTGTTCCACCGACAGCTTGCCCAAACGGGGAAACGGAGCGCCGCAGTCGGCCACAATGGTCTCGCCGTCGAACGCCACGGCACTCATGGAGCGCCCGATGCGCACGACCACGCCGCGCACGCCGGCGTCGGCGATCAGCACGTTGCTGCCCGCGCCGAGCACGGTGACGGGCACCTCGTAGCGGGACGACAGTTGCTGCACTGCGATCACGTCGTCCATGGAGGA from the Bacillota bacterium genome contains:
- the murA gene encoding UDP-N-acetylglucosamine 1-carboxyvinyltransferase, coding for MQGMWIQGGRPLQGTWRVSGAKNAALKMMAAALMASEPCLVDDVPDIRDVATMMGVMRHLGADVRLEPGGRLHIKPPDYPCWEAPEHLVRQMRASVLVMGPLLARTGRVRISMPGGCAIGPRPIDLHLKGLRQLGAEIVEEHGFVEAWAHRLEGAEIQLDFPSVGATENLMMAATMARGVTIIRNAAREPEIVDLQTFLNNMGARIVGAGTDTIRITGVRELGGARHAVIPDRIEAGTAMVAAAITGGDVVVTNVIPEHLEAVTAKLREAGVEVEPAGAGALRVRGSLRPKAFSVRTQPYPGFPTDMQPQFMALAAVAEGASLVKETVYTSRMKHADELRRMGADIVVDGSVAVIRGVERLTGAVVEATDLRAGAALILAGLAAEGDTVVEGMEHIDRGYELIDEKLRSVGARVRRISEDLPVAGERPLVRA
- a CDS encoding UDP-N-acetylenolpyruvoylglucosamine reductase, whose protein sequence is MTQTLEEFIARLRRQVQGDVLLNEPLHRYTSFRLGGPADVLVHPSSMDDVIAVQQLSSRYEVPVTVLGAGSNVLIADAGVRGVVVRIGRSMSAVAFDGETIVADCGAPFPRLGKLSVEQGLTGLEFASGIPGTLGGALYMNAGAHNQTTAAVVEEVTAVDGTGRVLTLTAADMEFGYRSSRLQREPGLIAVRAKLRLQAADPAEVRERMRAFMERRRRTQPIGTKNAGSVFKNPPGDFAGRLIEAAGCKGMSVGDAVVSTVHANFIVNRGNATADDVRRLMEQVQKKVFERFGVELEPEVRLLGFA